One region of Cucurbita pepo subsp. pepo cultivar mu-cu-16 chromosome LG03, ASM280686v2, whole genome shotgun sequence genomic DNA includes:
- the LOC111790010 gene encoding exocyst complex component EXO70H1-like: protein MPRKGMRSLLFQFSSPSNSISRYSISSPSRSPALTPRRSFNDAMIEQSIESAAAIVMKWNPDSSTYAKVTSMFYEDRNEAMQFIKRVNDLQKAMHLMVSEDSGFASDRLVYAQGLMEIAMKRLQKEFYQILSMNRAHLDPESVSARSSRCSTRSSTSADFDDDGTLDDEVQVVGDSIAEVEQVSSIVMEDLRTIAECMISSGYAKECVNMYKVIRKSIIDEGVYRLGLEKLSPSRINKMDWEVLDLKIKNWLDAIKLAIRTLFVGERILCDNVFSSSESIRESCFADISREGALLLFGFPELVAKSKKSPEKMFRVLDMYSSIAENWPEIESIFSSESSSVVRSQALTSLAKLGELVRAIVMDLEFSIQKNSSKSPVAGGGVHSLTLLSMNYLTFLADYGNVLTDIFADWIPQDKSSLEQIFFGSSDSDDSPTASAISLRMGWLILVLLCKLDSKAKRYKDVSLSYLFLANNLQHIVSKVRSSNLHYLLGDEWIAKHEAKVRQFAAKYEALAWGRVFDSLPENPTEKFSQEEVKEIFRNFNMAFQETHRKQKSCFIPDPKLRDEVKLSIGRKLVSFYGEFYRAQKAYAGANEKPYIRFSPEDIGNYLSDLYFEPSDWASVSTSSPSSTSSSHRREPGPR, encoded by the coding sequence ATGCCGAGAAAAGGAATGAGGAGTCTCCTTTTCCAGTTCTCGTCGCCGTCGAATTCCATTTCTAGGTATTCGATCTCGTCGCCGTCGAGATCTCCGGCCTTGACTCCTCGGCGGAGCTTCAACGATGCGATGATCGAACAGAGCATCGAATCTGCGGCCGCGATTGTGATGAAATGGAATCCGGATTCTTCAACTTATGCTAAAGTTACTTCGATGTTTTATGAAGACAGAAACGAAGCCATGCAGTTCATTAAGCGCGTGAATGATCTTCAAAAAGCGATGCATCTGATGGTTTCGGAAGATTCCGGTTTCGCTTCCGATAGGCTTGTTTACGCTCAAGGTTTGATGGAAATCGCAATGAAAAGGCTTCAGAAGGAGTTTTATCAGATTCTCTCTATGAACCGCGCTCATCTCGATCCGGAATCTGTTTCGGCTCGATCCTCCCGCTGCTCCACCAGATCGAGCACTTCCGCTGATTTCGACGATGACGGAACCCTAGACGATGAAGTCCAAGTCGTAGGCGATTCGATCGCTGAAGTTGAGCAAGTTTCTTCCATCGTTATGGAGGATTTACGAACCATAGCTGAGTGCATGATCTCATCTGGATACGCTAAAGAGTGCGTTAATATGTATAAAGTGATTCGAAAATCGATTATCGATGAAGGTGTGTACCGCCTCGGTCTTGAGAAATTGAGCCCTTCGCGAATCAACAAGATGGATTGGGAGGTGCTTGATCTTAAAATCAAGAACTGGTTGGATGCAATTAAACTCGCAATTAGAACGCTGTTCGTTGGTGAACGAATTCTCTGCGACAACGTTTTTTCCTCGTCTGAATCGATTAGAGAATCCTGTTTTGCTGATATATCCAGAGAAGGCGCTCTGCTTCTGTTTGGATTCCCTGAACTTGTAGCTAAGAGTAAAAAATCTCCGGAGAAAATGTTCCGTGTTCTTGATATGTACTCATCAATCGCCGAAAATTGGCCGGAGATCGAATCGATTTTCTCGTCTGAGTCCTCATCTGTAGTTCGATCTCAAGCTCTGACCTCACTCGCGAAGCTTGGCGAGTTAGTCCGTGCCATAGTGATGGATCTCGAATTCTCAATTCAGAAAAATTCATCCAAATCGCCGGTCGCTGGCGGAGGTGTTCATTCTTTAACGCTTCTCTCAATGAACTACCTCACTTTCCTCGCCGATTACGGCAACGTTTTGACGGATATTTTCGCCGATTGGATTCCGCAAGACAAGTCCTCTCTGGAACAAATTTTCTTCGGCAGTTCAGACTCCGACGACTCTCCAACGGCTTCTGCAATCTCTTTGCGAATGGGATGGTTAATTCTAGTCCTACTCTGCAAACTCGACAGCAAAGCGAAACGCTACAAAGACGTTTCACTCTCGTATCTATTCCTCGCTAACAATCTTCAACACATCGTCTCTAAAGTCCGATCGTCGAATCTTCATTACCTTCTCGGCGACGAGTGGATCGCGAAGCACGAGGCCAAAGTAAGGCAATTTGCAGCCAAATACGAGGCATTGGCTTGGGGCAGAGTCTTCGATTCCTTGCCGGAGAATCCAACCGAAAAATTTTCACAAGAGGAAGTCAAAGAAATCTTCAGGAACTTCAATATGGCATTCCAAGAAACTCATCGGAAACAGAAATCCTGCTTCATTCCTGATCCAAAGCTTCGAGACGAAGTTAAACTATCAATAGGTAGGAAGCTCGTTTCGTTCTATGGAGAATTTTACAGAGCGCAGAAAGCCTACGCCGGTGCTAATGAAAAGCCGTACATCAGATTCTCCCCGGAAGATATCGGTAACTACCTTTCAGATCTCTATTTTGAACCGTCAGATTGGGCGAGCGTTTCCACCTCGTCGCCGTCGTCCACCTCCTCCTCTCACCGGCGGGAACCGGGCCCCCGTTAA
- the LOC111791666 gene encoding probable membrane-associated kinase regulator 4, whose amino-acid sequence MAIGQFSCTYTEDYIEMDISSSSNFRYSLNSPPQPREFEFQMNAVSLGRETAISPADELFYKGKLLPLHLPPRIQMVQKLIQNSNAHHETEPCFEENFQISFISTSSVSSTNASIYTPHKSFNFSPAESCRFSFELKPVDHWTNAEMGSCQELKQNRQSSLFRTLKASRAYIRSLFNKSACTDESCAKLAENRPKRKEFGSKRDHVTATLVDKDRVRRQRRASFSASKPSCPSSVSSSGSSSLSSSSSLCSSNGMFDPQVLKRCNSASSEMARSIEGAIAHCKHSHFV is encoded by the coding sequence ATGGCCATTGGACAATTCTCTTGTACCTACACAGAGGATTACATAGAAATGGATATAAGTTCCTCTTCCAATTTCCGTTATTCTCTGAACTCTCCGCCTCAACCGAGAGAGTTCGAGTTCCAAATGAATGCGGTTTCACTTGGAAGAGAAACCGCGATTTCCCCGGCCGACGAGCTTTTCTACAAGGGAAAGCTTCTTCCCCTTCATCTCCCACCTCGAATTCAAATGGTCCAAAAACTCATTCAAAACTCCAACGCTCACCATGAAACCGAACCTTGCTTTGAAGAGAACTTCCAAATCTCCTTCATCTCGACCTCCTCCGTGTCCTCTACTAATGCAAGTATTTATACCCCTCATAAGTCCTTTAATTTTTCGCCTGCCGAGTCGTGCAGGTTCAGTTTTGAGCTAAAACCTGTTGACCATTGGACGAATGCTGAAATGGGAAGCTGCCAAGAGCTTAAACAGAATAGGCAGTCCTCTTTGTTTCGTACGCTTAAGGCCTCGCGAGCATACATCCGGTCCCTCTTCAATAAGTCTGCCTGTACAGACGAGTCCTGCGCAAAACTAGCGGAAAATAGgccgaaaagaaaagaattcgGCTCTAAAAGAGACCATGTTACAGCTACATTAGTTGACAAGGACAGAGTTAGAAGACAGAGGAGAGCCTCATTCTCTGCTAGTAAACCTTCCTGTCCATCCTCCGTATCTTCCTCCGGTTCTTCCTCGttatcgtcttcttcctctttgtgCTCGTCAAACGGGATGTTTGATCCACAAGTTCTTAAGAGATGCAACAGCGCAAGCTCGGAGATGGCACGTTCCATCGAAGGAGCTATAGCTCACTGTAAGCATTCTCATTTTGTATAA
- the LOC111791707 gene encoding phosphatidate phosphatase PAH1-like, translating into MNVVGRVGSLISQGVYSVATPFHPFGGAVDIIVVQQQDGSFRSAPWYVRFGKFQGVLKGTEKIVHISVNGIEANFHMYLDNSGEAYFIKEVETGQGDQVDGVTDDMVKDGVIFVDSKDDHNKSFIVTGRLEHSVSDTTVIQLRDEDRSMAVARLERAESDVEHRFYDFQDELSSVEDLESNSNRYENLETESCAESQGTDSEVILVSVDGQVLTAPILATEQNTEDVQLSTPQFHLGPGEGTEFCEDDEFTGEDAWAADYINQLNTSTENATMDKVGGLSNESKGSAVSQTEETRGTRDGRIRIEKAISKDCFELSKFATLVGNTDSESVISPVEAEYLEEKVNTIVPSVSKTNGGSVVDSRDRNGTRSGSDSDSSVVNMTREVLVKAGGTEENVFDDKQFDNTIEGIERMDSGSQGPVADDECSVRELEIFPADALCGSTYHHSTSFEISLCGHELRAGMGSVAAAEVFDAHRVSAEEFEKSASSITKNGNLIIRYGERYMSWEKAAPIILGMAAFGVDLEVDPKDAIFVERDDSLKPGDDESTPASTPAGRRWRLWHIPFRRIKTLDHSNSSSSNEEIFVDSECTLQNSLGEQSPRVPNRSNEPSKRQLVRTNVPTTEQIASLNLKEGQNMIAFTFSTRVLGTQKVDAHIYLWKWNARIVISDVDGTITKSDVLGQFMPLVGKDWTQSGVARLFTAIKENGYQLLFLSARAIVQAYLTRSFLLNLKQDGKALPNGPIVISPDGLFPSLFREVIRRAPHEFKIACLEDIKKLFPPDYNPFYAGFGNRDTDELSYRKVGIPKGKIFIINPKGEVAISHRIDVKSYTSLHTLVNDMFPPTSLVEQEDYNAWNFWKVPLPEIDL; encoded by the exons ATGAACGTTGTTGGCAGAGTTGGCAGTCTCATTTCACAAGGAGTTTATTCGGTTGCCACACCGTTTCATCCCTTCGGTGGGGCAGTCGATATAATCGTTGTTCAGCAGCAGGATGGGAGTTTTCGCAGCGCGCCGTGGTATGTTCGATTTGGTAAATTTCAAGGCGTTTTAAAGGGTACGGAGAAGATCGTCCACATATCTGTCAATGGCATTGAAGCCAATTTCCATATGTATCTTGATAACTCTGGTGAGGCTTATTTCATAAAGGAAGTTGAAACTGGTCAAGGAGATCAGGTTGATGGAGTTACAGATGATATGGTTAAGGATGGTGTCATTTTTGTAGACAGCAAGGATGACCATAATAAAAGTTTCATTGTTACGGGTCGGCTGGAGCACAGTGTCTCGGATACTACTGTCATTCAGCTGCGAGATGAAGACAGGTCTATGGCGGTTGCTCGATTGGAGAGGGCAGAATCTGATGTTGAGCATAGATTCTATGATTTTCAGGATGAGCTGTCTTCCGTGGAGGATTTAGAGAGTAATTCTAATCGATATGAGAATTTAGAGACTGAGAGTTGTGCCGAGTCACAGGGTACAGATTCGGAGGTTATCCTAGTGAGCGTCGATGGTCAAGTCCTGACTGCACCGATATTGGCAACCGAACAAAATACAGAAGATGTGCAGTTAAGTACACCTCAGTTTCATTTGGGTCCTGGGGAGGGGACTGAATTTTGTGAAGACGACGAGTTTACAGGCGAGGATGCCTGGGCAGCTGATTACATCAATCAGCTCAATACATCTACGGAAAACGCCACAATGGATAAAGTTGGTGGTTTGAGCAATGAGTCTAAGGGTAGTGCTGTTTCTCAAACTGAAGAAACCCGAGGAACTCGAGATGGCCGCATTAGAATTGAGAAAGCGATTTCTAAAGACTGTTTTGAGCTGTCGAAATTCGCCACACTGGTTGGAAACACTGATTCTGAAAGTGTCATCTCTCCAGTGGAGGCTGAATATTTAGAAGAAAAAGTCAACACGATTGTTCCATCGGTATCTAAAACCAATGGGGGGAGTGTTGTTGACTCCAGAGATAGAAATGGGACACGTTCAGGTAGTGATTCCGATAGCTCTGTTGTGAATATGACTCGAGAGGTACTTGTTAAAGCTGGTGGAACCGAGGAAAACGTGTTCGATGACAAACAGTTTGACAACACAATTGAGGGAATTGAAAGAATGGACAGCGGTTCGCAAGGGCCCGTTGCTGATGACGAGTGCAGTGTAAGAGAGCTGGAGATATTTCCAGCAGATGCTTTATGTGGAAGTACATATCATCATTCAACAA GCTTCGAGATATCACTTTGCGGCCATGAACTTCGTGCTGGTATGGGCTCGGTTGCTGCAGCCGAAGTCTTCGACGCACATCGTGTGTCTGCAGAGGAATTTGAAAAGTCCGCTTCATCAATTACTAAAAATGGGAATCTAATTATCAGATACGGAGAAAGGTACATGTCGTGGGAAAAAGCCGCTCCTATAATACTGGGGATGGCTGCATTTGGAGTTGATTTAGAAGTGGATCCCAAAGATGCAATTTTTGTGGAACGGGATGACTCATTGAAGCCTGGGGACGATGAATCTACTCCCGCGTCCACTCCGGCTGGCCGAAGATGGAGGCTCTGGCATATTCCATTTAGAAGGATTAAAACGCTTGATCACAGTAACAGTAGCTCATCGAATGAGGAGATTTTTGTCGATTCCGAATGTACATTACAGAACTCACTAGGAGAACAAAGTCCAAGGGTGCCGAACCGCAGCAATGAGCCTTCTAAGAGACAGCTTGTGAGGACAAATGTTCCAACAACTGAGCAGATAGCATCTTTGAATCTGAAAGAGGGACAAAACATGATAGCTTTCACTTTTTCAACTCGGGTTCTAGGGACACAAAAG GTCGACGCTCACATTTACCTATGGAAATGGAATGCAAGAATTGTGATTTCTGATGTTGATGGGACTATTACCAA GTCTGATGTATTAGGTCAATTCATGCCTTTGGTCGGGAAGGATTGGACGCAATCTGGCGTGGCTAGACTATTTACCGCAATAAAG GAGAATGGTTATCAGCTGCTATTTCTCAGTGCACGGGCCATTGTTCAGGCGTATCTTACCCGAAGTTTCTTACTCAACCTAAAACAG GATGGAAAAGCTTTACCAAATGGACCGATCGTTATCTCACCCGATGGACTATTTCCTTCTTTATTTCGAGAAG TAATAAGAAGAGCACCCCATGAATTCAAAATTGCCTGTTTAGAG GATATTAAGAAGCTTTTCCCTCCCGACTACAATCCGTTTTATGCGGGGTTTGGCAATAGAGACACAGATGAGCTCAGCTACCGAAAAGTCGGGATTCCAAAAGGAAAGATATTCATAATCAACCCCAAG GGAGAAGTCGCCATTAGTCATCGAATCGACGTGAAGTCTTACACGTCTTTGCACACACTTGTTAACGATATGTTTCCACCAACCTCACTGGTCGAGCAG GAGGATTATAACGCGTGGAATTTTTGGAAAGTGCCATTGCCTGAGATTGATTTGTAG